A section of the Macaca thibetana thibetana isolate TM-01 chromosome 10, ASM2454274v1, whole genome shotgun sequence genome encodes:
- the LOC126963774 gene encoding uncharacterized protein LOC126963774 yields MDLKLEPRFLDSQAMASQGIMTLKGELPLRPKGGRNARARSSAHLETAGLKLRAFHRKHSRPSEPSATAMSSSASASALQCLVEQLKLEAGMERIKVPQAAAELQQYCMQNACKDALLVGVPAGSNPFREPRSCALL; encoded by the exons ATGGATCTGAAGCTGGAACCCAGGTTTCTAGACTCTCAGGCCATGGCCTCCCAAGGTATCATGACCTTAAAGGGGGAACTGCCACTCAGGCCTAAGGGTGGAAGGAACGCCAGAGCCCGGAGCAGTGCACACCTAG AGACAGCAGGACTCAAGCTCAGAGCCTTCCACAGAAAACACTCTCGGCCCTCAGAGCCCAGTGCCACCGCCATGTCCTCCAGCGCTAGCGCGAGCGCCCTGCAGTGCCTGGTGGAGCAGCTCAAGTTGGAGGCTGGCATGGAGAGGATCAAGGTCCCTCAGGCAGCTGCAGAGCTTCAACAATACTGTATGCAGAATGCCTGCAAGGATGCCCTGCTGGTGGGTGTTCCAGCCGGAAGTAACCCCTTCCGGGAGCCCAGATCCTGTGCTTTActctga